From bacterium, one genomic window encodes:
- a CDS encoding cytochrome c, whose amino-acid sequence MVIGSLWMSGCSSTPETDAERQARWQQGNLTSWEIQHGIGPVVEDIKLAAVDNALAERGKAIFVQKCATCHYLDMKKTGPPLRDVTKRRSPEYVMNQILNPEQMGKMHPDGRQLVAQYAQFMTIQGITRDNALELLDFLRSEAGNPPVPMEQQPGFEHRRPRLQRMRSEILDDTG is encoded by the coding sequence ATGGTAATCGGCAGTTTGTGGATGAGCGGATGCTCATCGACGCCGGAGACGGATGCCGAACGCCAAGCCAGATGGCAACAAGGAAATCTCACCAGTTGGGAGATCCAGCACGGCATTGGGCCTGTCGTGGAGGATATTAAATTAGCAGCCGTGGACAACGCTTTGGCCGAACGCGGCAAGGCGATATTTGTCCAGAAGTGCGCAACTTGTCACTATCTCGACATGAAGAAGACTGGTCCTCCGCTTCGCGACGTGACCAAACGACGGTCGCCAGAGTATGTCATGAATCAAATCCTGAATCCCGAGCAGATGGGAAAAATGCATCCGGACGGCAGGCAGTTGGTTGCGCAGTACGCGCAGTTCATGACCATCCAAGGTATCACGCGGGACAATGCTTTGGAGTTGCTGGATTTCCTGCGCTCTGAAGCTGGAAACCCACCAGTGCCGATGGAGCAACAGCCGGGCTTCGAACACCGCCGCCCCCGCCTACAGCGGATGCGAAGTGAGATACTCGATGACACAGGTTAA